A part of Halobacterium jilantaiense genomic DNA contains:
- a CDS encoding ArsR/SmtB family transcription factor: protein MSSLLPLKPAPDTVSDRELEPRLVGFEDESAEQILSAVTSTTARRILNQLYLEPTTVSDIATELDSSVQNVSYHLNRLQDAGLVEVIETWYSEQGREMDVYAPTNSALVLFAGAERITPSLTTALSRVFGAVGILGVVSAIVHTRWSVVTPSPSPRVPGPPVQQPDPTMWETLVTFGTGPGGFVLGIGIFLILSLFVVWYWRTYHPARSRTQSM from the coding sequence ATGTCTTCACTATTACCGTTGAAACCTGCTCCCGATACAGTTTCGGACCGTGAATTAGAGCCCAGACTCGTTGGATTTGAAGACGAATCTGCTGAACAGATTTTGTCAGCAGTCACCTCAACAACGGCACGCCGTATTCTTAATCAGCTATATCTAGAACCGACCACCGTGTCGGATATTGCTACTGAACTTGACTCTTCAGTACAGAACGTCAGCTATCATCTCAACCGACTCCAAGACGCAGGTCTCGTAGAAGTCATCGAAACGTGGTATTCCGAGCAGGGGCGTGAAATGGATGTATACGCTCCGACCAATAGTGCACTCGTCCTCTTTGCGGGAGCGGAGAGAATAACCCCGTCACTTACGACCGCGTTGAGTCGTGTCTTCGGTGCAGTAGGTATTCTGGGAGTTGTCAGTGCAATCGTCCATACACGCTGGTCAGTGGTGACACCCTCACCGTCGCCCCGAGTTCCTGGACCGCCTGTACAGCAACCTGACCCAACCATGTGGGAGACGCTCGTTACGTTTGGAACTGGCCCCGGTGGGTTCGTTCTGGGGATCGGCATCTTCCTGATCCTGTCACTCTTTGTGGTATGGTACTGGCGGACGTATCATCCTGCGCGGAGTCGCACCCAATCGATGTAA
- a CDS encoding MFS transporter, whose amino-acid sequence MKWIRTLWNTPAVAVIFASTLVAVMGVSLISPALPAVQDAWNISESQASLLLSAFTLPGIFLTLPIGLLADRIGRKPVLIPALSVFGLSGGAIIVVSDFTLILVLRAIQGAASSAVVMLTVTLLGDLFTGEQRRVLIGTNAAILAVGAAGYPLLGGALATLAWWAPFVCFLLALLVAIPGITLLEEPNRDGINSNSSIREFLTGPTSMTPFVVLYLAIFGIFVILYGAQLTAVPFLLANEYQLSSAGIGLLVGLPAVTMGMTALQGDRVLQVFTSFQSIALGFVSYGIGLAVVAITDSIYVVAGALLLFGLGQGLAEPITDTALNERAPDEFRGSIMSIRTSVLRLGTTIGPPLSVGAASVIGYRRTLLISGSGALIIGASWFMTRRF is encoded by the coding sequence ATGAAATGGATACGGACACTTTGGAACACACCGGCAGTAGCAGTGATCTTTGCAAGCACGCTCGTCGCTGTCATGGGCGTCTCACTCATCAGCCCTGCACTCCCAGCGGTGCAGGATGCGTGGAATATCTCTGAGTCCCAGGCCAGTCTCTTGCTATCCGCGTTCACGCTTCCCGGGATATTTCTCACACTTCCCATCGGACTGCTGGCCGACCGAATCGGTCGGAAACCGGTTTTAATCCCGGCACTCAGCGTCTTCGGACTCAGTGGGGGCGCCATTATCGTCGTTTCCGATTTTACGCTGATTCTCGTTCTTCGAGCGATCCAGGGTGCGGCGAGTAGTGCGGTCGTGATGCTCACGGTCACACTTCTTGGCGATCTCTTCACCGGTGAACAGCGACGCGTGTTGATCGGAACTAATGCGGCGATTCTCGCGGTTGGTGCCGCCGGCTATCCGCTGCTCGGTGGAGCACTTGCAACACTCGCTTGGTGGGCTCCATTCGTATGCTTCCTCCTCGCCCTGCTGGTTGCGATCCCCGGGATAACTCTGCTGGAAGAGCCAAATCGGGACGGAATCAATTCGAATTCAAGCATTCGCGAGTTCCTTACTGGACCAACTTCGATGACTCCCTTCGTTGTTCTTTATCTCGCGATCTTCGGGATATTCGTCATCCTCTACGGCGCACAGCTCACTGCTGTTCCGTTCCTGCTCGCCAACGAATATCAGCTCTCATCGGCAGGTATCGGCCTTCTCGTGGGATTGCCTGCGGTTACGATGGGAATGACCGCATTGCAGGGTGATCGAGTGCTTCAAGTATTCACGAGTTTCCAATCAATCGCACTCGGGTTCGTGAGTTACGGGATCGGACTCGCCGTTGTAGCCATTACAGACTCTATCTATGTGGTTGCTGGAGCACTCCTCCTGTTCGGTCTCGGCCAGGGGCTCGCAGAGCCGATTACGGATACGGCACTTAACGAGCGTGCACCGGACGAATTTCGGGGGAGTATCATGAGTATTCGGACGAGTGTTCTTAGACTCGGTACGACCATCGGCCCGCCGCTCAGTGTTGGGGCTGCATCGGTGATCGGCTATCGACGGACGCTGTTGATTTCGGGCTCTGGTGCCCTCATCATCGGTGCAAGTTGGTTTATGACAAGACGTTTCTGA
- a CDS encoding carboxypeptidase-like regulatory domain-containing protein: protein MEFGISRRRVLKSAGAGGLACLAGCGSPGPEGEENTFVRGRVTDLSGNPIEDARVEVVRMPDHTGEERRSDGNGKFELPVERSAWLRTSHSEYLTRVRAIASRGRSSHPPHARH, encoded by the coding sequence ATGGAATTTGGGATTTCCCGTCGGCGCGTCCTCAAGTCGGCGGGAGCTGGTGGGCTGGCCTGTCTGGCTGGCTGCGGGTCGCCAGGGCCAGAGGGGGAAGAGAACACGTTCGTTCGTGGGAGGGTCACCGATCTGAGTGGGAACCCGATTGAGGATGCACGAGTGGAGGTGGTGAGGATGCCGGACCACACTGGCGAGGAGCGACGAAGCGACGGGAACGGAAAGTTCGAACTGCCAGTTGAGCGGTCTGCGTGGCTCCGGACATCCCACTCTGAGTATCTCACTCGCGTACGGGCAATCGCCTCCAGGGGCCGAAGCAGTCATCCGCCTCACGCAAGACACTGA